One stretch of Armigeres subalbatus isolate Guangzhou_Male chromosome 2, GZ_Asu_2, whole genome shotgun sequence DNA includes these proteins:
- the LOC134212308 gene encoding cullin-associated NEDD8-dissociated protein 1 produces the protein MASYQIANLLEKMTSNDKDFRFMATNDLMTELQKDSIKLDDESEKKVVRMVLRLLEDKNGEVQNLAVKCLGPLVNKVKENQVETIVDSLCANMVSNNEQLRDISSIGLKTVISELPQSSNSLVPNVCQRITGKLSNAIEKEDVSVQLEALDILSDLLSRFGDLLVPFHDLILKALVPQLGSARQAVRKRTIVALSHLLTTCNNNAYNKVIEHLLDGLEKPQDQSMVRTYIQCLAAICRQAGHRLCNHIERVMLLLNQYSHRDDDELREFCLQACEAFVQRCPEAIMPYIPSIVDLCLKYITYDPNYNYEADDGDGGVAMDMEDDEDIDSEEYSDDDDMSWKVRRSAAKCLESVISTRHELLEDFYKTLSPALIARFKEREENVKSDIFHAYIALLKSTRPIGDDIAHDPDSMEQVPSSISMLQDQVPMIVKAVQPLMREKSVKTRQDCFLLLRELLNALPGALSNHIDQLMGGIHYSLNDKNSTSNMKIDALGFVYCMLGGHNPQVFHPHIKTLVPLVEAAVFDPFYKIATEALLVLQQLVKVIRPLNIQTNFDFTPYVHPLYSSTLQKLRSPEVDQEVKERAIACMGQIIANMGDVLQQELNTCLPLFMERLRNEVTRLSSVKALTMIAASPLRVNLSPIIAEVVPVLGSFLRKNQRALKLNSLTLLDTLVTHYHQLIDDILLRNAVSEVPPLLSESDLHVAQLSLVLLTSVARHQPQALIGVHEQILPEVMTLVRSPLLQGTALNCTLNLFQALVHANLPGLSYRHLLNMLMYPLNNQQQGQQLHKQAYHSLAKCIAALTLQVPNEAVAVAREFLREIQNRRSDAHLVFYLLTIGEIGRHFNLNSIDSLAQIVLNCFSASSEDVKGAASHALGAIAVGNLTHYLPFILNEIEAQPKRQYLLLHSLKEVISSLSTTKHGLEQLLPSVPSIWAELFKHCECSEEGSRNVVAECLGKLVLVNPEELLPRLQMALGSDSHLMRTAVVSAIKFTISDQPQSIDPLLRQCIGQFLFALQDPEPAVRRVALVAFNSAVHNKPSLVRELLPELLPQLYSETKVKKDLIREVEMGPFKHTVDDGLDIRKAAFECMYTLLEQGLDRVDIMQFLEHVQAGLKDHYDIKMLTYLMTARLAVLCPSAVLQKLDQFVDPLRTTCTLKVKANSVKQEYEKQDELKRSALRAVAALLQIPKADKNQHLAEFLSLIRSSSELQPLFESVQKDSSVMTNNNADSLSMDQS, from the exons ATGACGTCCAATGATAAGGACTTTCGCTTCATGGCTACCAACGACCTGATGACGGAACTCCAGAAGGATAGTATCAAGCTGGATGATGAATCGGAAAAGAAGGTCGTACGCATGGTGCTTCGTTTGCTGGAGGACAAGAATGGAGAAGTGCAAAATTTGGCCGTTAAATG CCTGGGACCACTTGTAAACAAGGTAAAGGAGAATCAAGTGGAAACCATAGTCGATTCGCTTTGCGCCAACATGGTTTCGAACAACGAGCAGCTGCGGGACATTTCGAGTATTGGATTGAAAACGGTCATTTCGGAACTGCCACAGTCGTCAAATTCGTTGGTACCGAACGTATGCCAACGTATCACTGGCAAATTGAGCAACGCTATCGAGAAGGAAGACGTTTCGGTCCAGCTGGAAGCGTTGGATATTTTGTCGGATTTGCTGTCTCGATTCGGTGATTTGTTAGTCCCGTTCCATGACCTGATTTTGAAGGCATTGGTTCCACAACTTGGGTCCGCTCGGCAAGCCGTACGTAAGCGAACGATTGTTGCGTTGTCGCATCTTCTGACAACTTGTAACAACAACGCGTACAATAAGGTAATCGAACACCTTCTGGATGGTTTGGAGAAGCCCCAGGATCAGAGTATGGTGCGAACGTATATTCAATGCCTGGCTGCTATTTG TCGTCAGGCAGGACATCGTTTATGCAATCATATCGAACGTGTAATGCTTTTGCTGAACCAGTACAGTCATCGAGATGACGATGAGCTTCGCGAATTTTGCTTGCAAGCTTGTGAGGCTTTTGTTCAACGTTGCCCGGAAGCAATAATGCCGTATATTCCATCG ATTGTTGATCTGTGCCTCAAATACATTACATACGATCCTAATTATAATTACGAGGCAGACGATGGCGATGGTGGCGTTGCGATGGACATGGAAGACGATGAAGATATCGATAGCGAGGAATACAGTGACGATGATGATATGAGTTGGAAAGTTCGCCGCTCGGCGGCCAAGTGTTTGGAATCTGTTATTTCAACCAGACATGAACTGTTGGAGGACTTCTATAAAACTCTTTCACCCGCGCTCATCGCTCGATTCAAAG AACGCGAGGAAAATGTGAAATCTGATATCTTCCACGCGTACATCGCCCTTCTGAAGTCTACTCGACCGATTGGTGATGATATTGCTCACGATCCGGATTCGATGGAGCAAGTCCCCAGTTCTATCAGCATGCTTCAGGACCAAGTACCTATGATTGTGAAAGCTGTGCAGCCACTAATGCGAGAGAAATCAGTCAAAACTCGCCAGGACTGTTTCCTGTTGCTTCGTGAACTGCTGAATGCATTACCCGGGGCTCTATCGAATCATATCGACCAGCTGATGGGTGGAATTCACTACTCACTAAATGATAAAAACTCCACCTCTAACATGAAAATCGACGCTCTAGGATTTGTATACTGTATGTTGGGTGGACACAATCCCCAAGTTTTCCATCCACATATCAAAACTCTGGTCCCTCTTGTTGAAGCTGCTGTTTTCGATCCGTTCTACAAAATCGCTACTGAAGCGCTTCTTGTTTTGCAGCAGTTGGTAAAGGTTATTCGACCGCTGAATATCCAgactaattttgattttacccCATACGTACACCCCTTGTACTCGAGTACTTTGCAAAAACTTCGTTCACCGGAAGTTGATCAGGAAGTAAAGGAACGAGCCATTGCTTGCATGGGGCAGATTATTGCAAACATGGGTGATGTGCTGCAACAAGAGCTGAACACATGTTTGCCACTGTTCATGGAAAGACTGAGAAACGAAGTGACCCGACTGAGCTCTGTGAAAGCACTAACTATGATCGCCGCCTCGCCATTGCGAGTAAATCTTAGTCCAATTATTGCTGAAGTTGTGCCGGTTCTTGGATCGTTCTTACGAAAGAACCAACGAGCACTCAAGCTTAATTCGCTCACCTTGTTGGATACATTAGTCACGCACTACCACCAGCTTATCGATGACATATTGTTGCGCAATGCGGTTTCTGAAGTCCCACCACTGCTCTCGGAATCTGATCTACATGTCGCACAACTTTCACTGGTGCTGCTGACTTCCGTTGCTCGACATCAACCGCAAGCTTTGATTGGAGTTCACGAGCAAATTCTGCCGGAGGTTATGACTCTGGTACGCTCTCCATTGTTGCAAGGGACCGCCCTCAACTGTACATTGAATCTATTCCAAGCGTTGGTGCACGCCAATCTACCGGGACTTAGCTACCGTCATCTGTTGAACATGTTGATGTATCCCCTCAATAACCAACAGCAAGGACAACAATTGCATAAGCAAGCCTATCACTCGCTTGCCAAGTGTATTGCGGCATTGACGCTGCAGGTACCAAACGAAGCCGTGGCTGTGGCGCGAGAATTTTTGCGGGAGATTCAGAACCGTCGTAGTGACGCTCATTTGGTGTTTTATCTTCTTACCATCGGCGAGATAGGAAGGCACTT CAATCTGAACTCAATCGATTCCTTGGCTCAAATCGTACTCAACTGTTTCTCGGCCTCATCCGAGGATGTAAAGGGTGCTGCGTCCCATGCATTGGGGGCCATTGCTGTCGGTAATTTGACCCACTATCTGCCTTTCATTTTGAACGAGATCGAAGCGCAACCGAAGAGGCAATATCTGTTGCTGCACTCGCTTAAGGAAGTTATCTCGTCGCTTTCCACCACCAAACATGGTTTGGAGCAGCTGCTGCCGTCAGTCCCGTCTATATGGGCCGAGTTGTTCAAGCACTGCGAATGCTCCGAGGAAGGATCTCGCAACGTGGTGGCTGAGTGCTTGGGAAAACTTGTGCTGGTTAATCCGGAAGAACTGTTGCCACGACTACAGATGGCACTCGGCAGCGACAGTCATCTGATGCGAACAGCTGTTGTCTCGGCTATAAAGTTCACTATATCCGACCAACCCCAATCGATTGATCCACTGCTGCGGCAGTGTATCGGGCAATTCCTTTTCGCGCTTCAGGACCCAGAACCAGCGGTTCGCCGAGTAGCACTAGTTGCATTTAATTCAGCTGTTCATAATAAGCCAAGCCTTGTGCGAGAGTTGCTTCCGGAGCTGCTTCCACAATTGTACTCCGAAACTAAGGTTAAGAAAGATCTGATTCGGGAGGTCGAGATGGGTCCTTTCAAGCACACTGTAGATGATGGGCTGGATATACGGAAAGCTGCATTCGAATGCATGTATACTTTACTAGAACAGGGTCTAGATCGGGTTGACATCATGCAGTTCCTCGAACACGTGCAGGCTGGACTAAAGGATCACTATGACATCAAGATGTTGACGTATCTTATGACTGCGCGGTTGGCTGTCCTTTGTCCCTCCGCTGTATTGCAAA AACTCGATCAATTTGTGGATCCATTGAGGACAACGTGCACGCTGAAAGTGAAGGCTAATTCGGTTAAGCAGGAGTACGAAAAACAAGATGAATTAAAACGATCTGCGCTAAGAGCTGTGGCGGCTCTTCTCCAAATACCGAAAGCAG ATAAAAATCAGCATTTGGCAGAATTCCTTTCGTTGATTCGCAGTTCTTCGGAGTTACAACCCTTGTTTGAGTCAGTGCAGAAGGATTCCTCCGTGATGACCAACAACAATGCCGACAGCCTGTCGATGGACCAGAGCTAG